In one Winogradskyella sp. MH6 genomic region, the following are encoded:
- a CDS encoding MFS transporter, translating to MKKRRLSFMEIWNLSFGFLGVQMGFALQNANASRILQIFGADVHELSWFWIVAPLTGLIVQPIIGHYSDKTWTKLGRRRPYFLVGAILASLGLILMPNSDMFTAYMPALWVGAGMLMIMDASFNVAMEPFRALVADVLPSDQRTLGFSVQTVLIGIGAVIGSWLPYVLANWFGVTNEASVGEVPLNLLLSFFIGAAVLIGSILITVITTKEYTPEEMELIHEAEGEILEEESSSLLNIFSDFAKMPDTMRQLAWVQFFSWFGLFGMWVFATPAIASHIYGLDISDTHSKGFQDAGDWVGILFGVYNLVSAVYAFFLPAIAKKVGRKKTHSYSLIIGALGLLSLYVLPDKNWLILSMVGVGIAWASILAMPYAILAGSIPARKMGVYMGIFNFFIVIPQILNALIGGPMVKYLYNDKPIFALVLSGVSFIIAALLVSRVHDVDEVIENN from the coding sequence ATGAAAAAGCGCAGGTTAAGCTTCATGGAAATCTGGAATTTAAGTTTCGGGTTTTTAGGAGTCCAAATGGGTTTTGCTTTGCAAAACGCTAATGCGAGTAGAATACTTCAAATTTTTGGTGCAGACGTACATGAATTATCATGGTTTTGGATTGTTGCTCCATTAACAGGATTAATTGTCCAACCTATTATTGGTCATTACAGTGATAAAACTTGGACAAAGCTAGGTCGAAGAAGACCTTATTTTTTGGTAGGTGCTATATTGGCATCTCTTGGTTTGATTTTAATGCCTAATTCTGATATGTTTACGGCATACATGCCAGCATTGTGGGTTGGAGCAGGTATGTTAATGATAATGGATGCTTCATTCAATGTGGCAATGGAACCATTTAGAGCACTGGTTGCAGATGTACTGCCTTCAGATCAACGAACATTAGGTTTTAGTGTTCAAACTGTATTGATAGGTATTGGTGCGGTTATTGGGTCTTGGTTACCATACGTATTAGCTAATTGGTTTGGGGTAACTAATGAAGCTTCTGTTGGCGAGGTGCCTTTAAATTTACTCTTGTCATTTTTTATTGGAGCAGCAGTTTTAATAGGAAGTATTTTAATTACTGTAATAACTACAAAAGAATACACACCAGAAGAAATGGAGCTTATCCATGAAGCTGAAGGTGAAATTTTGGAGGAAGAGTCTTCAAGTTTACTAAATATCTTTTCGGACTTTGCTAAAATGCCAGATACCATGAGGCAGTTGGCTTGGGTTCAATTCTTTTCTTGGTTTGGTCTTTTTGGTATGTGGGTGTTTGCAACACCTGCAATAGCATCTCATATCTATGGTTTAGATATATCAGACACGCATAGTAAAGGTTTTCAGGATGCGGGAGATTGGGTTGGAATTCTTTTTGGTGTTTACAATTTAGTTTCTGCTGTATATGCATTTTTCTTACCAGCAATAGCAAAAAAAGTTGGTCGTAAAAAGACCCACTCATATTCATTAATAATAGGTGCTCTGGGACTATTGTCTCTTTATGTTCTTCCTGATAAGAATTGGTTGATTCTGTCTATGGTTGGTGTTGGAATTGCTTGGGCAAGTATTCTAGCTATGCCTTATGCTATTTTAGCAGGTTCTATTCCTGCAAGAAAGATGGGTGTCTATATGGGTATTTTTAACTTTTTTATAGTTATACCTCAAATTTTAAATGCACTAATAGGTGGTCCAATGGTGAAGTACTTATATAATGACAAACCAATTTTTGCACTTGTTTTAAGTGGTGTGTCCTTTATTATAGCTGCTTTATTAGTGTCCAGAGTTCATGATGTAGATGAAGTAATAGAAAATAATTAA
- a CDS encoding LacI family DNA-binding transcriptional regulator: MKRKITLKQIARELEVSISTVSKALRNSAEISEDTKQKVQAFAKLYNYRPNNIALSLKNRKTNTIGIIIPEIVHHFFSKVIRGVELVANKRGYNVIVGLSNESFSKEVINMEMLANGSIDGFILSISKETQQLQDYHHFEETMSQGMPIVMFDRVVSDINCDKVIVDDLNGAKNAVEKLIKNDCKSIALITTKDYVSVGKLRTQGYLEALENHKIQPKAELILKIDDTLDYESHLEALEKEIEQLFKSNKDIDGIFAVNELYALSAMKVARKLGLDIPNDIQVIGFTDGVLSKHSTPSLTTVSQHAQQMGERAADLLINKLENKIESEEEEFQTIVIETELIERESTK; this comes from the coding sequence ATGAAACGAAAAATTACATTAAAGCAAATTGCTAGAGAGTTAGAAGTATCCATTTCTACGGTGTCTAAAGCATTGAGAAACAGTGCTGAAATAAGTGAGGATACGAAGCAGAAAGTACAAGCGTTTGCAAAGTTGTATAACTATAGACCTAACAATATTGCTTTAAGTTTAAAAAACCGTAAAACAAACACCATAGGCATCATCATTCCTGAAATTGTACATCACTTCTTTTCTAAGGTGATCCGAGGAGTTGAGTTGGTGGCCAATAAAAGAGGTTATAATGTTATAGTAGGGCTTTCAAACGAGTCGTTTTCCAAAGAGGTAATTAATATGGAAATGCTTGCTAATGGTAGTATTGATGGTTTTATTCTTTCAATATCAAAAGAAACACAGCAGTTGCAAGATTATCATCATTTTGAAGAAACGATGAGTCAAGGAATGCCCATCGTTATGTTTGATCGAGTAGTTTCAGATATTAACTGTGATAAAGTTATTGTAGATGACTTAAATGGGGCGAAAAATGCTGTTGAGAAATTAATAAAGAATGATTGTAAGTCCATTGCGCTAATCACTACTAAAGACTATGTTAGCGTAGGTAAACTTAGAACACAAGGCTATCTTGAGGCTTTGGAGAATCATAAAATACAACCTAAAGCTGAACTTATTTTAAAAATCGATGACACGCTCGATTATGAATCGCATTTAGAAGCTTTAGAAAAAGAGATAGAGCAGCTTTTTAAGTCTAATAAAGATATTGATGGCATATTTGCTGTTAATGAGCTTTATGCCTTATCGGCAATGAAAGTGGCTAGAAAATTAGGATTAGATATTCCAAATGATATTCAGGTTATAGGGTTTACAGATGGTGTGTTATCTAAGCATTCTACACCGAGTTTAACTACTGTAAGTCAGCATGCGCAACAGATGGGAGAGCGTGCGGCAGACTTATTGATAAACAAATTAGAAAACAAAATAGAATCTGAAGAAGAAGAGTTTCAAACCATTGTTATTGAAACCGAATTGATTGAGAGAGAGTCTACCAAATAG
- the pgmB gene encoding beta-phosphoglucomutase, translated as MNKKGFIFDLDGVIVDTAKYHFLAWKKLANDLGIDFTEEENEQLKGVSRVKSLEKILAWGNKTLSEKDFNQQMAKKNEDYLSHIAKMDESEILPDVPKVLNFLSKNNQPISLGSASKNARTILERVNLKEQFNAIVDGNDVTKAKPDPEVFLIAAKLLNVAPENCIVFEDSVAGVEAANVANMISIGIGSEDVLGHADYVFKDFTEISEEFIEKLINE; from the coding sequence ATGAATAAAAAAGGATTCATATTCGATTTAGATGGTGTCATTGTAGATACCGCAAAATACCACTTCTTGGCGTGGAAAAAACTAGCCAACGACTTAGGTATAGACTTTACCGAAGAAGAAAACGAACAACTAAAAGGTGTAAGCCGAGTAAAATCACTCGAAAAGATTTTAGCTTGGGGAAATAAAACCCTTTCAGAAAAAGATTTTAATCAGCAAATGGCTAAGAAAAATGAAGATTACTTAAGCCATATTGCTAAAATGGATGAATCCGAAATTCTTCCAGATGTACCAAAAGTACTTAACTTCTTAAGTAAAAATAATCAACCTATATCGCTTGGTTCGGCAAGTAAAAATGCCAGAACCATTTTAGAGCGTGTTAATTTAAAAGAACAATTCAATGCTATTGTAGATGGAAACGATGTTACCAAAGCAAAGCCAGACCCAGAAGTGTTTTTGATAGCTGCAAAACTATTAAATGTAGCGCCAGAAAACTGCATCGTTTTTGAAGATTCAGTGGCTGGTGTAGAAGCGGCTAATGTTGCCAATATGATTTCTATTGGTATCGGAAGTGAAGATGTATTGGGACATGCCGATTATGTATTCAAGGATTTTACTGAGATCTCAGAAGAATTCATAGAAAAATTGATAAACGAATAA